In a single window of the Falco rusticolus isolate bFalRus1 chromosome 11, bFalRus1.pri, whole genome shotgun sequence genome:
- the LOC119155370 gene encoding influenza virus NS1A-binding protein produces MIPNGYLMFEDENFIESSVAKLNALRKSGQFCDVRLQVCGHEMLAHRAVLACCSPYLFEIFNSDSDCHGISHVKFDDLNPEAVEVLLNYAYTAQLKADKELVKDVYSAAKKLKMERVKQVCGDYLLSKMDVQSCISYRNFASCMGDSRLLNKIDGYIQEHLLQISEQEEFLKLPRLKLEVMLEDNVGLPSNGKLYTKVINWVQRSIWENGDSLEDLMEEVQTLYYSADHKLLDGNLLDGQAEVYGSDDDHIQFVQKKPPRENDHKQISSSSSGSLSPNATVQSPKHEWKIIASEKTSSNTYLCLAVLDGVLCVIFLHGRNSPQSSPTSTPRLLKSLSFELQPNDIIEKPMSPMQYARSGLGTAELNSKLIAAGGYNREECLRTVECYDPQKDTWTFIAPMRTPRARFQMAVLMGQLYVVGGSNGHSDDLSCGEMYEPEIDDWTPVPELRTNRCNAGVCALNGKLYIVGGSDPYGQKGLKNCDVFDPVTKSWTSCAPLNIRRHQSAVCELGGYLYIIGGAESWNCLNSVERYNPENNTWTLIAPMNVARRGAGVAVHDGKLFVGGGFDGSHAVSCVEMYDPAKNEWKMMGSMTTPRSNAGITTVANTIYAVGGFDGNEFLNTVEVYNPESNEWSPYTKIYKF; encoded by the exons ATGATTCCTAATGGATATTTGATGTTTGAAGATGAAAACTTCATCGAGTCTTCTGTTGCCAAACTAAATGCCTTACGTAAAAGTGGTCAGTTCTGTGATGTCCGTCTCCAG gtaTGTGGACATGAGATGTTGGCGCACCGAGCTGTGCTAGCTTGCTGCAGTCCCTACCTGTTTGAAATCTTCAATAGTGATAGTGATTGTCATGGAATTTCCCATGTTAAATTCGATGATCTCAATCCAGAAGCTGTTGAAGTTCTGTTGAACTATGCCTATACTGCTCA GTTGAAAGCTGATAAAGAACTGGTGAAAGATGTATACTCTGCAGCAAAGAAGTTGAAGATGGAGAGAGTTAAGCAG GTTTGTGGCGACTATTTGCTCTCCAAGATGGATGTTCAGAGTTGCATCTCTTACCGAAACTTTGCAAGTTGTATGGGAGACTCACGTTTGTTGAACAAGATCGATGGCTACATTCAGGAACATCTTTTACAGATCTCAGAACAGGAAGAATTTCTCAAACTTCCACGGTTAAAG CTTGAAGTAATGCTGGAAGACAATGTTGGCCTACCCAGCAACGGCAAATTGTACACAAAGGTAATCAACTGGGTACAGCGCAGCATCTGGGAGAATGGAGACAGCCTGGAAGATCTCATGGAAGAG GTTCAAACGCTGTACTACTCAGCTGATCACAAGCTGCTTGATGGAAATCTGCTAGATGGACAGGCTGAGGTGTATGGCAGTGATGATGACCACATTCAGTTTGTGCAG AAGAAGCCACCACGTGAGAATGATCACAAGCAGATTAGTAGCAGCTCCTCTGGAAGCCTTTCTCCAAATGCTACTGTTCAGAGTCCTAAACACGAGTGGAAAATCATTGCTTCAGAGAAGACTTCAA GTAACACCTACCTGTGTCTGGCGGTGCTGGATGGTGTGCTGTGTGTGATATTCCTGCACGGCCGTAACAGCCCTCAGAGCTCTCCCACGAGCACGCCGCGACTGCTGAAGAGTCTCAGTTTCGAGCTGCAACCAAACGATATCATAGAGAAGCCCATGTCTCCGATGCAGTATGCTCGGTCTGGGCTGGGCACAGCGGAACTTAACAGCAAACTGATCGCTGCAG GTGGATATAACAGGGAGGAGTGTTTGCGCACCGTGGAGTGCTACGATCCGCAGAAGGACACTTGGACTTTCATCGCGCCGATGAGAACGCCGAGAGCTCGGTTCCAGATGGCAGTCCTAATG ggGCAGCTCTATGTTGTGGGTGGGTCCAACGGTCACTCGGATGACTTGAGCTGTGGAGAAATGTATGAGCCAGAAATAGATGACTGGACTCCTGTTCCAGAACTGAGAACCAATCGCTGCAATGCAG GAGTCTGTGCCCTGAATGGAAAACTGTACATTGTTGGTGGTTCAGATCCTTATGGCCAGAAGGGACTTAAGAACTGTGATGTGTTTGATCCTGTAACGAAGTCTTGGACAAGCTGCGCTCCCCTTAATATCC GGAGGCATCAGTCTGCGGTGTGTGAGCTGGGCGGGTATTTATACATCATCGGAGGAGCAGAGTCCTGGAACTGCCTGAACAGCGTGGAGCGTTACAACCCTGAGAACAACACCTGGACCCTGATTGCGCCCATGAACGTGGCTCGGCGAGGAGCTGGAGTGGCTGTTCACGACG GAAAACTCTTTGTCGGTGGAGGCTTTGATGGCTCTCACGCGGTGAGCTGCGTGGAGATGTACGACCCTGCGAAGAACGAGTGGAAGATGATGGGAAGTATGACTACGCCGAGGAGCAACGCCGGGATTACGACAGTGGCAAACACCATTTATGCAGTTGGGGGATTTGATGGCAACGAATTCTTAAACACAGTTGAAGTCTACAACCCAGAGTCAAATGAATGGAGCCCCTACACAAAAATTTACAAGTTTTAA